Proteins encoded together in one bacterium window:
- the tsaB gene encoding tRNA (adenosine(37)-N6)-threonylcarbamoyltransferase complex dimerization subunit type 1 TsaB, producing MTKFFISIQGGYQGLYIALFREKICIQEVFKNDKRASSELVPYVQELLQEHNLSLNDCAFIAVDRGPGAFTSLRVVLATVNGIGLAASKPLIGVNGLQALSDQVKASIADESKNFVLLLNAYNDDVYYALETVGNDREEGCEKIQDLLARLKAGYPELSFVFAGNAVQLHAEKIKEALPRAQLLDEFQVATAEFVGLRAYQDWLEQKNITTKVEPLYLKTQYFSLKKPPL from the coding sequence ATGACAAAATTTTTTATAAGTATTCAGGGAGGCTATCAAGGTCTCTATATAGCTCTTTTTCGCGAAAAAATATGTATTCAAGAAGTTTTTAAAAATGATAAACGTGCAAGTTCTGAGCTTGTTCCGTATGTTCAAGAATTATTGCAAGAGCATAATCTATCATTGAACGATTGTGCATTTATTGCTGTTGATAGAGGGCCGGGCGCCTTTACGTCGTTACGTGTTGTTTTGGCAACGGTAAACGGTATTGGCTTGGCGGCCAGCAAACCGCTAATCGGTGTCAATGGCTTGCAGGCATTGTCTGATCAAGTTAAAGCATCTATTGCTGATGAATCAAAAAATTTTGTCTTGTTGCTCAATGCGTACAATGACGATGTTTATTATGCGCTTGAAACGGTTGGTAATGATCGCGAAGAAGGATGCGAAAAAATTCAGGACTTACTTGCTCGGCTTAAAGCAGGCTATCCGGAATTATCGTTTGTCTTTGCTGGTAATGCCGTTCAGCTGCACGCAGAAAAAATTAAAGAAGCCTTACCGCGTGCTCAATTACTTGATGAATTTCAGGTTGCAACGGCCGAGTTTGTTGGCTTGCGAGCATATCAAGATTGGCTTGAGCAAAAAAATATTACGACCAAAGTTGAGCCGTTATATCTCAAGACGCAATATTTTTCTTTAAAAAAACCACCATTATAA
- a CDS encoding 2,3-bisphosphoglycerate-independent phosphoglycerate mutase, producing MRTNRNNFPVMLVVLDGFGHNENIHGNAVAAARMPHYDYLREHYHTTLLSAAGPAVGLLPGGIGNSEVGHLTLGAGRVVKGVLCRFHESIDDGSFFKREDLLRAFTELKKSGKALHVMGLLSDAGVHSHEKHLFALLELAANCGLERVYVHAFLDGRDVPPQSALLYLQHLADVLHEYPNALLASIHGRFFAMDRDNNWDRTQKSYDVLCGNVNPPRSPFIDWHALLEQSYTDGVNDEFVEPTLLDVRGGIESGDGVVFFNIRPDRARQLTAAFVDSANTEIKRADTVLSFFITAIRVQKNFTNQILFDDAVVEHTLLDELAAQSNMPVFVIAETEKMAHVTYFFRGMRDQRLAHEQYEFVPSIKAKNYVDHPEMSANIITDRLVASLEQQPASFYLVNYANADMVGHSGNFEATVKACQILDEQLGVLYLEVVVKRNGLLFIVADHGNAEQKTDEQGNPLTAHTTNPVPFLAVGRQFAHEIGFVESKPHFGLAHVAPTLLKYLELKIPAVMNQETIF from the coding sequence ATGCGTACAAATAGAAACAATTTTCCGGTGATGCTTGTTGTTCTCGATGGCTTTGGGCATAACGAAAATATCCACGGTAATGCCGTGGCTGCAGCGCGTATGCCGCATTATGATTATCTGCGTGAGCACTATCATACAACGTTGTTGTCTGCGGCGGGACCTGCTGTTGGTCTTTTGCCTGGCGGCATTGGCAACTCTGAGGTTGGGCATTTGACGCTTGGTGCGGGGCGTGTGGTCAAAGGTGTTTTATGTCGTTTTCACGAATCGATTGATGATGGCAGTTTTTTTAAACGTGAAGATTTGTTGCGCGCATTTACTGAGTTAAAAAAGTCTGGTAAGGCGTTGCATGTGATGGGCTTACTTTCAGATGCTGGCGTGCATAGCCATGAAAAACATTTATTTGCCTTGCTTGAATTGGCGGCAAATTGTGGGCTTGAGCGGGTGTATGTGCATGCATTTTTGGATGGTCGCGACGTACCACCACAGTCGGCATTGTTGTATTTGCAGCATCTTGCGGATGTTTTGCACGAGTATCCCAATGCATTGTTGGCAAGTATTCATGGTCGTTTTTTTGCTATGGATCGTGATAACAATTGGGATCGTACTCAAAAAAGTTACGATGTCTTATGTGGCAATGTTAACCCGCCGCGCAGTCCGTTTATTGACTGGCATGCGTTGCTCGAGCAATCGTACACTGATGGCGTTAATGATGAGTTTGTTGAGCCCACCCTACTTGATGTGCGCGGCGGTATTGAATCAGGCGATGGCGTAGTTTTTTTTAATATTCGCCCTGACCGAGCCCGTCAACTCACGGCGGCGTTTGTAGATTCTGCCAACACAGAAATAAAACGCGCTGACACAGTTCTTTCTTTTTTTATTACCGCTATTCGCGTGCAAAAAAATTTTACTAACCAGATACTTTTTGACGATGCGGTTGTTGAGCACACCCTGCTTGACGAGTTGGCAGCTCAAAGTAATATGCCGGTTTTTGTGATAGCAGAAACTGAAAAAATGGCACACGTTACTTATTTTTTTCGCGGTATGCGCGACCAGCGCTTGGCTCATGAACAGTACGAATTTGTGCCATCAATAAAAGCAAAAAATTATGTTGATCATCCAGAAATGTCGGCCAACATTATTACCGATCGATTGGTTGCATCGCTTGAACAACAACCAGCTTCTTTTTATTTAGTTAATTATGCCAATGCCGACATGGTTGGTCATTCAGGCAATTTTGAGGCAACCGTCAAGGCGTGTCAAATTCTTGATGAGCAGCTTGGTGTTTTATATCTCGAGGTGGTGGTTAAGCGCAATGGTTTGTTATTTATTGTTGCTGATCATGGCAACGCTGAGCAAAAAACTGACGAACAAGGCAACCCGCTGACGGCGCACACAACCAACCCGGTGCCTTTTTTGGCGGTTGGCAGGCAGTTTGCTCACGAAATTGGTTTTGTTGAAAGCAAGCCGCACTTCGGGCTTGCGCATGTTGCGCCAACATTGTTGAAATATCTTGAGCTTAAAATTCCTGCTGTCATGAATCAAGAAACAATTTTTTGA
- a CDS encoding 16S rRNA (uracil(1498)-N(3))-methyltransferase: MKTNKHIFALYAPTLSLSIVHKKNDLISLHDKDLYKRIFNVLRLEESDRVMLFDKNYHVEICLSTTQQDKNMIVGRVAHIEKNVAPAPGITFYQCVTKKNVFEDIVYTATQMGVQTIIPVISEKSERKWEPRETERLEKIIVAAIEQSKSFVFPHIAPAQKLSEILKTTIKGTNILFDAHGQAARTLLEAPSNQQLNVMLGAEGGLTDNELANLCANGFNSYALTTSILRSRDAALVGLGLLRSLIRN; encoded by the coding sequence ATGAAAACAAATAAACACATTTTTGCACTGTACGCACCCACACTTTCGTTAAGCATAGTACACAAGAAAAATGATCTCATCTCGCTGCACGACAAAGATTTGTATAAACGCATTTTTAATGTTTTGCGACTAGAAGAGAGCGATCGGGTAATGTTGTTTGATAAAAACTATCATGTAGAAATATGCTTGAGCACAACCCAACAAGACAAAAATATGATTGTCGGCCGGGTTGCGCACATTGAAAAAAATGTGGCTCCCGCACCAGGCATAACATTTTACCAATGCGTTACCAAGAAAAATGTTTTTGAAGATATTGTGTATACCGCCACTCAAATGGGCGTACAGACCATCATTCCGGTTATCTCTGAAAAATCTGAAAGAAAATGGGAACCACGCGAAACTGAACGTCTTGAAAAAATTATTGTTGCTGCCATTGAACAATCGAAAAGTTTTGTTTTCCCGCACATTGCACCGGCACAAAAACTTTCAGAGATCCTCAAAACAACAATCAAAGGCACTAATATTCTTTTCGACGCACACGGCCAAGCTGCCCGTACGCTACTTGAAGCGCCAAGTAATCAGCAACTAAACGTTATGTTGGGCGCTGAAGGCGGCTTAACTGATAACGAATTAGCAAATTTATGCGCTAACGGCTTTAACAGCTACGCACTCACCACCAGTATTTTACGCTCGCGCGATGCAGCACTAGTAGGCCTTGGCTTGTTGCGAAGCTTGATCAGAAATTAA